In Campylobacter concisus, the following are encoded in one genomic region:
- a CDS encoding antibiotic biosynthesis monooxygenase yields MLEFYKDEEAYKKHISSAHFKKFVSASA; encoded by the coding sequence GTGCTTGAGTTTTATAAGGATGAGGAGGCTTATAAAAAGCATATTAGCTCGGCGCATTTTAAGAAATTTGTAAGCGCAAGCGCTTAA